The following proteins come from a genomic window of Mycobacterium sp. DL:
- a CDS encoding LCP family protein, whose amino-acid sequence MSDGGNATPGRPLPGDDGRAGDKADPDWLTRSRQPMPGAAPWERANDPHRSGDAGGEAGPPEPVTVADLIAKIKGDAPLSEPRRHRAEPEPEDEPEDLAEPDGLAEPEDLAEPEPYPDLDDLDTAVLPVVASPVSEIPVLAGPRVSPARAAPVQRSHHRSVVVGRVAAALIAVLALALTGGAWQWQSSKNNLLNRVSALDPDSRDIVDPNAQFGDENFLIVGVDSRFGDNLEMGAGTTEDAAGSRSDTIMLVNIPANRERVVAVSFPRDLEIDPMQCEPWNPETREYGPIMDEESPMYGMETVHTEYKLNSAFAVGGPKCLVKVVQKLSGLHVNRFMAVDFAGFSKMVDALGGVEVCSTTPIEDYELGTVLPVAGRQVVDGHTALNYVRARQVTTEVNGDYGRIKRQQLFLSSLLRSLISSETFFSLSKLNNVVNMFIGDSYVDNLDTKDLVNLGQSVQGVSAGRITFVTVPTVGYADEWGNEIPRTDDMRALFAAIINDDPLPEERNADNSPVPGTETLASPGDPNSDDPASDGGEVVDAVATDPQAVTVQVSNATAESGLAATAADSLQTHGFNVTAPDDYPGPLTETTVFFSSGNEEAAATVASSFANPTIERVNGMGDVVQVVLGSDFNSVAAPTPSGSPVQVRVLQGSSSTTSTELPEDLTVTNAADTTCE is encoded by the coding sequence ATGAGTGACGGCGGTAACGCCACTCCTGGCCGCCCCCTCCCCGGCGACGACGGCAGGGCCGGCGACAAGGCTGACCCTGACTGGCTTACCCGATCGCGGCAGCCGATGCCAGGCGCCGCGCCGTGGGAGCGTGCAAACGATCCGCACCGGTCCGGCGATGCAGGAGGCGAAGCCGGACCACCCGAACCGGTCACTGTCGCCGACCTGATCGCGAAGATCAAGGGCGACGCCCCACTCTCGGAACCGAGACGCCACCGCGCCGAACCGGAGCCCGAAGACGAACCTGAAGACCTAGCCGAACCCGACGGCCTGGCCGAACCCGAAGACCTGGCCGAACCCGAGCCGTATCCCGACCTGGACGACCTCGACACCGCCGTTCTGCCCGTGGTGGCGTCGCCGGTCTCGGAGATCCCCGTCCTCGCCGGCCCGCGGGTGTCCCCCGCGCGCGCTGCCCCCGTCCAACGCAGCCATCACCGCAGCGTGGTGGTGGGCCGGGTGGCCGCGGCGCTGATCGCCGTTCTCGCGCTCGCGCTGACAGGCGGCGCCTGGCAGTGGCAGTCATCCAAGAACAACCTGCTCAATCGGGTCTCGGCGCTCGACCCGGATTCCCGCGACATCGTGGACCCGAATGCGCAGTTCGGCGACGAGAACTTCCTCATCGTCGGCGTCGACAGCCGCTTCGGCGACAACCTCGAGATGGGCGCAGGCACCACCGAGGACGCGGCCGGCTCGCGGTCGGACACCATCATGCTGGTCAACATCCCCGCCAACCGTGAACGTGTTGTCGCCGTGTCGTTCCCGCGAGACCTCGAGATCGACCCCATGCAGTGCGAACCGTGGAACCCCGAAACCCGCGAGTACGGCCCGATCATGGACGAAGAATCGCCGATGTACGGCATGGAGACGGTCCACACCGAATACAAGCTCAACTCGGCCTTTGCCGTCGGCGGGCCCAAATGTCTGGTCAAGGTGGTCCAGAAGCTGTCGGGGCTGCACGTCAACCGCTTTATGGCCGTCGACTTCGCCGGCTTCTCCAAGATGGTCGACGCCCTCGGCGGTGTCGAGGTGTGCAGCACCACGCCGATCGAGGATTACGAGCTCGGCACGGTGCTACCCGTCGCCGGACGCCAGGTCGTCGACGGCCACACCGCGCTGAACTACGTACGCGCCCGGCAGGTGACCACCGAGGTGAACGGCGACTACGGCCGGATCAAACGCCAGCAGCTGTTCCTGTCGTCGCTGCTGCGCTCGTTGATCTCCAGCGAGACCTTCTTCTCGCTGTCCAAGCTCAACAATGTGGTCAACATGTTCATCGGCGACAGCTATGTCGACAACCTCGACACCAAGGACCTCGTGAACCTCGGCCAGTCCGTGCAGGGCGTGTCCGCAGGCCGCATCACCTTCGTGACCGTGCCGACGGTCGGGTACGCCGACGAGTGGGGCAACGAAATCCCGCGCACCGACGACATGCGCGCGCTGTTCGCGGCGATCATCAACGACGATCCCCTCCCCGAGGAACGCAACGCGGACAACTCCCCGGTGCCGGGCACCGAGACGCTGGCCAGTCCCGGCGACCCCAACTCCGACGATCCCGCCTCCGACGGCGGTGAGGTCGTCGACGCCGTCGCCACCGATCCCCAGGCCGTCACAGTGCAGGTCTCCAACGCGACCGCCGAAAGCGGTCTTGCCGCCACTGCGGCGGACTCGTTGCAGACGCACGGCTTCAACGTCACCGCGCCTGACGACTACCCGGGCCCGCTGACGGAGACGACGGTGTTCTTCTCGTCGGGCAACGAAGAAGCGGCTGCCACCGTCGCCTCGTCGTTTGCGAACCCGACCATCGAACGGGTCAACGGGATGGGCGACGTGGTGCAGGTGGTGCTCGGCAGCGACTTCAACTCCGTTGCCGCCCCCACCCCCAGCGGATCCCCCGTGCAGGTTCGGGTGCTCCAGGGCTCCAGCAGCACCACGTCGACTGAATTGCCCGAGGATCTGACGGTCACCAACGCCGCCGACACTACGTGCGAGTAG
- the dusB gene encoding tRNA dihydrouridine synthase DusB — protein MAGVTNVAFRTLCRELELARAGTVSGLYVCEMVTARALVERHPVTMHMTTFAPEESPRSLQLYTVDPENTYAAAKMIADEGLADHIDMNFGCPVPKVTRRGGGAALPFKRRLFGQIVAAAVRATEGTGIPVTVKFRIGIDDDHHTHLDAGRIAAQEGAAAVALHARTAAQRYSGTADWEQIAALKAHVTDVPVLGNGDIFDARDALDMMAATDCDGVVIGRGCLGRPWLFAELSAAFTGVPAHTPPTLGEVATIIRRHGELLAAHFGEDKGMRDIRKHVAWYLHGFPAGADLRRSMALVKTISELDDLLGELDPDVPFPPAAAGPRGRQGSPGSVTLPEGWLDDPDDCTVPVGADVMHSGG, from the coding sequence ATGGCCGGGGTGACGAATGTCGCATTCCGCACGCTGTGTCGCGAACTGGAGTTGGCCCGGGCCGGCACGGTGAGCGGGCTGTACGTGTGCGAGATGGTCACCGCCCGCGCCCTCGTCGAACGCCACCCCGTGACGATGCACATGACAACGTTCGCGCCGGAGGAGTCCCCGCGGTCACTGCAGCTCTACACCGTCGACCCGGAGAACACCTACGCGGCGGCCAAGATGATCGCCGACGAGGGCTTGGCCGACCACATCGACATGAACTTCGGCTGCCCCGTACCGAAGGTCACCAGACGCGGCGGCGGAGCGGCGCTGCCGTTCAAGCGACGGTTGTTCGGCCAGATCGTGGCGGCTGCGGTACGCGCCACCGAGGGCACCGGCATTCCCGTCACGGTGAAGTTCCGCATCGGCATCGACGACGACCACCACACCCACCTCGATGCCGGGCGGATCGCGGCGCAGGAAGGGGCGGCTGCAGTGGCCCTGCACGCCCGCACTGCCGCGCAGCGGTACTCCGGCACCGCCGACTGGGAACAGATCGCTGCGTTGAAAGCCCACGTCACCGATGTTCCGGTTCTCGGAAACGGTGATATCTTCGACGCCCGAGACGCGCTGGACATGATGGCCGCGACGGATTGCGACGGCGTCGTGATCGGCCGGGGTTGTCTCGGGCGGCCGTGGCTTTTCGCCGAACTGTCCGCCGCGTTCACCGGGGTACCGGCGCACACCCCGCCCACGCTCGGCGAGGTCGCGACGATCATCCGTAGGCACGGCGAGCTCCTCGCGGCACATTTCGGAGAGGACAAGGGAATGCGGGACATCCGCAAGCACGTGGCGTGGTACCTGCACGGGTTCCCCGCGGGAGCCGACCTGCGTCGGTCGATGGCGCTGGTCAAGACGATCTCCGAGCTCGACGATCTCCTCGGGGAGCTGGACCCCGACGTACCGTTCCCGCCGGCCGCCGCAGGACCTCGCGGACGGCAGGGTTCCCCCGGGTCGGTGACTCTCCCCGAGGGCTGGCTCGATGATCCCGACGACTGCACGGTGCCCGTCGGGGCCGATGTCATGCACTCGGGCGGCTGA
- a CDS encoding acyl-ACP desaturase codes for MPKDLTDLQLLTELEPVVEQNVNRHMRMRKDWNPHDYIPWSDGKNYYALGGQDWDPEQSKLSEVARTAMITNLLTEDNLPSYHREIAMNFGMDGPWGFWVNRWTAEENRHGIALRDYLVVTRAVDPVELEQLRIEQMTRGFSPGQNDQIEADLFADSLFDSVIYVTFQELATRVSHRNTGKACEDPVADQLLQRVSADENLHMIFYRDVTEAGFEIAPDQAMKSLHKVLRNFKMPGYTIPDFRRRAVTIASGGVYDPRIHLDDIVMPVLKKWRIFEREDFNGESARMRDDLGVLVDELQEAVDKFEVAKQRRLERLAQMAEKKAAKAQLVGSSTS; via the coding sequence GTGCCGAAAGACCTGACCGACCTGCAGCTGCTGACCGAGCTCGAACCCGTCGTCGAGCAGAACGTCAACCGCCACATGCGGATGCGCAAGGACTGGAATCCGCACGACTACATCCCGTGGTCCGACGGCAAGAACTACTACGCCCTCGGGGGCCAGGACTGGGATCCGGAGCAGTCGAAGCTCTCCGAAGTCGCCCGCACGGCGATGATCACCAACCTGCTCACCGAGGACAACCTGCCGTCCTACCACCGCGAGATCGCGATGAACTTCGGCATGGACGGACCGTGGGGTTTCTGGGTCAACCGGTGGACGGCCGAGGAGAACCGGCACGGCATCGCGCTGCGCGACTACCTCGTCGTCACCCGCGCAGTCGACCCCGTCGAACTCGAACAGCTGCGCATCGAGCAGATGACCCGCGGCTTCAGCCCCGGCCAGAACGACCAGATCGAAGCCGACCTGTTCGCCGACAGTCTCTTCGATTCGGTCATCTACGTGACGTTCCAGGAGCTCGCCACCCGAGTCTCGCACCGCAACACCGGCAAGGCCTGTGAGGATCCCGTCGCCGACCAGTTGCTGCAGCGGGTCTCGGCCGACGAGAACCTGCACATGATCTTCTACCGCGACGTCACCGAGGCGGGCTTCGAGATCGCCCCCGACCAGGCGATGAAGTCGCTGCACAAGGTGCTCCGCAACTTCAAGATGCCCGGATACACCATCCCGGACTTCCGCCGCAGGGCCGTCACGATCGCCTCCGGCGGTGTCTACGACCCGCGGATCCACCTCGACGACATCGTGATGCCGGTGCTCAAGAAGTGGCGCATCTTCGAGCGCGAGGACTTCAACGGCGAATCCGCCCGGATGCGCGACGACCTCGGCGTCCTGGTCGACGAACTGCAGGAGGCCGTCGACAAGTTCGAGGTCGCCAAGCAGCGACGCCTCGAGCGGTTGGCCCAGATGGCGGAGAAGAAGGCCGCCAAGGCTCAGCTGGTCGGATCATCAACCTCGTAA
- a CDS encoding TetR/AcrR family transcriptional regulator, with product MPSGQRRGRWSGVPLQDRQALRRGELITAGVALLGNRGGPTLTVRAVCRAAGLTERYFYESFADRDEYVAAVYDDVCNTAMATLMESGSPRDAVERFVALMVDDPARGRVLLLAPEAEPVLARSGAEWMPNFIDLLQQKLTRITDPTAQAMIATGLIGALSALFTAYLDGRLAATREQFIDHCVELLLSRAGDRTPADLGMSRGAVT from the coding sequence GTGCCGTCCGGTCAACGACGCGGCAGATGGTCGGGTGTCCCACTGCAGGATCGCCAGGCCCTTCGCCGCGGCGAGCTGATCACCGCCGGGGTCGCGCTGCTGGGAAATCGCGGCGGCCCGACGCTGACGGTGCGCGCGGTCTGCCGGGCGGCAGGCTTGACCGAGCGCTACTTCTACGAGAGCTTCGCCGACCGGGACGAGTACGTCGCGGCGGTGTACGACGACGTGTGCAACACCGCGATGGCGACGCTGATGGAATCCGGCAGCCCGCGAGACGCCGTCGAGCGATTTGTGGCGCTCATGGTCGATGACCCCGCGCGCGGCCGGGTACTGCTGCTCGCCCCCGAGGCCGAACCGGTGCTGGCACGTTCGGGCGCCGAGTGGATGCCGAACTTCATCGACCTCCTCCAGCAGAAGCTCACCCGGATCACCGACCCCACCGCCCAGGCGATGATTGCGACGGGCCTGATCGGGGCACTCAGCGCACTGTTCACGGCCTATCTCGACGGTCGCCTGGCCGCCACTCGGGAGCAGTTCATCGACCACTGTGTTGAGCTACTGCTCAGCCGGGCGGGCGACAGAACGCCCGCCGACCTCGGCATGAGCCGCGGCGCGGTAACTTGA
- a CDS encoding oxygenase MpaB family protein, with the protein MTQDTSASCPVTSASDAGSAAAAVGCPAAPGGYDSLPAPLGPESLTWKYFGQWTGMLQGPWAGSMQNMHPQLGAAVAQHSIFFLERMQRLYRSVYPIGGVVFDGDRAPKTGAQVRDYHIGIKGVDDQGRRYSALNPEVFYWAHATFFKSTLLAAEWLGGGLTEAQKRQLFDEHVEWYRMYGMSMRPVPKTWEEFQEYWDHMCRNVLENNWAAREVLDLSTMTKHPSLEWMPDWMWRLNVMALQRFFNFTTVGLFDPPVRELMGLTWSPRQERLHRLFGRVVFRVTRLLPKRMLMHPRKRSAWDRAHGRLPADAPLVETPARNLPPVEYRDDPHYYSPKVYR; encoded by the coding sequence GTGACTCAAGATACGTCGGCCTCGTGCCCTGTGACCAGCGCATCCGATGCCGGATCTGCGGCGGCGGCAGTCGGTTGCCCCGCAGCGCCGGGAGGGTACGACTCGCTGCCCGCGCCTCTCGGTCCGGAGTCGCTGACCTGGAAGTACTTCGGTCAGTGGACGGGCATGTTGCAGGGACCGTGGGCCGGGTCCATGCAGAACATGCATCCGCAACTCGGAGCGGCCGTCGCGCAGCACTCGATCTTCTTCCTCGAGCGGATGCAGCGACTCTATCGATCGGTGTATCCGATAGGCGGTGTGGTGTTCGACGGCGATCGGGCGCCGAAGACCGGGGCCCAGGTCCGCGACTATCACATCGGCATCAAAGGCGTCGACGACCAGGGCCGCAGGTACAGCGCGCTGAACCCCGAGGTCTTCTACTGGGCGCACGCCACGTTCTTCAAGTCGACGCTGCTCGCCGCGGAATGGCTCGGCGGTGGCCTCACCGAGGCGCAGAAGCGACAACTCTTCGACGAGCACGTCGAGTGGTACCGGATGTACGGCATGAGCATGCGGCCGGTGCCGAAGACCTGGGAGGAATTCCAGGAGTACTGGGATCACATGTGCCGCAATGTCCTGGAGAACAATTGGGCCGCGCGCGAGGTACTCGACCTGTCCACCATGACCAAGCATCCGTCGCTGGAATGGATGCCCGACTGGATGTGGCGGCTCAATGTCATGGCGCTGCAACGATTCTTCAACTTCACCACGGTCGGATTGTTCGACCCGCCGGTTCGCGAGCTGATGGGCCTGACGTGGTCGCCGCGCCAGGAACGGCTGCACCGGCTCTTCGGCCGGGTGGTGTTCCGGGTGACCAGGCTGCTGCCCAAACGGATGCTGATGCATCCCCGAAAGCGTTCGGCCTGGGATCGCGCGCACGGGCGGTTGCCGGCTGACGCGCCGCTCGTGGAAACCCCCGCGCGCAACCTCCCGCCCGTCGAGTACCGGGACGACCCGCACTACTACAGCCCGAAGGTCTACCGCTGA
- a CDS encoding L,D-transpeptidase family protein, whose translation MLSKLARGVGPVLLIAGTALASPAVGQPDSRPGQMIVVSAPVAESPTGSLTAYERSGSQWRVVLGPTPADFGELGLGAPADDVFRTPVGTFPLGQAFGREPNPGTRMPYFQTTDADWWDEDVDSPTYNTHVRAAEIDSRDAENLFDSGPIYDYAVLIEHNPQRIPGRSAGIFLHVSDGEPTWGCVAVGRDQMRSILRWLDPTAHPHITIGVGIEGPPV comes from the coding sequence GTGCTGAGCAAGCTCGCCAGAGGCGTCGGACCGGTTCTGTTGATCGCGGGCACCGCATTGGCGAGTCCGGCAGTGGGGCAGCCGGATTCCCGGCCTGGGCAGATGATCGTCGTCAGTGCTCCCGTCGCCGAGTCGCCCACGGGAAGCCTCACCGCCTACGAACGCTCCGGTTCTCAGTGGCGGGTCGTTCTGGGCCCGACGCCTGCCGACTTCGGCGAGCTCGGTCTCGGGGCTCCCGCCGATGACGTGTTCCGTACCCCGGTGGGCACGTTCCCGCTCGGTCAGGCTTTCGGCAGAGAGCCCAATCCCGGTACCCGCATGCCTTACTTCCAGACGACCGACGCGGACTGGTGGGACGAGGACGTCGACTCGCCCACCTACAACACGCATGTCCGTGCCGCCGAGATCGATTCCCGGGACGCTGAGAACCTCTTCGATTCGGGACCGATCTACGACTATGCGGTCCTCATCGAGCACAACCCGCAGCGGATACCCGGCCGTTCCGCGGGCATCTTCCTGCATGTGTCCGACGGTGAACCCACCTGGGGATGTGTGGCGGTCGGACGGGATCAGATGCGCTCGATACTGCGGTGGCTGGACCCGACGGCGCACCCGCACATCACGATCGGCGTCGGCATCGAGGGCCCGCCCGTCTAG
- a CDS encoding DUF2510 domain-containing protein produces MLYQPVLRPFWRRHTVMTALALAMASWWLWQGWYEALAVTAVGGLVIAGQRHRRTVAVRDAGLRARAEYEHRLSLAGDPRGVFGRYPPVQPGWYPDPGAAIGARQNRYQLRYFDGSVWTPHAVSR; encoded by the coding sequence GTGCTCTACCAGCCTGTTCTCCGACCGTTCTGGCGCCGCCACACGGTGATGACAGCGCTCGCGCTCGCGATGGCGTCGTGGTGGCTTTGGCAAGGGTGGTACGAGGCGCTCGCAGTGACGGCCGTCGGCGGGCTGGTGATCGCCGGCCAACGGCACCGGCGCACCGTGGCGGTGCGCGACGCAGGCCTGCGGGCTCGCGCCGAGTACGAGCACCGGCTCAGCCTCGCGGGAGACCCTCGCGGGGTGTTCGGCCGATACCCGCCGGTGCAGCCGGGCTGGTATCCCGATCCCGGCGCCGCCATCGGGGCTCGCCAGAACCGTTACCAGTTGCGCTATTTCGACGGCTCGGTGTGGACGCCCCACGCAGTATCGCGCTAG
- a CDS encoding serine/threonine-protein kinase, with amino-acid sequence MQAPEILGGRYELRGVLGRGGMAEVRDGWDIRLRRPVAVKLLYPSLGIQSDSRRRFATEAHAAARLNHPHVVAVHDSGVHDGRPYIVLERLPGQNLADVLARGGPLSTQQVRAIMRDVLSALGAAHSRGVLHRDIKPANILFTPSGAAKIADFGVAKSADTPQTLTNRIFGTMAYLPADRIAGRPATAGDDLYSLGVVAYEALTARRAYPQANLCGLADAIAAGHLTPLTTLRPDIDPALALTIERSMARDPRWRFHSAGQMLASLDGLDGTVRQPRRDGAAWTIAAVLGILGVLTVLALLIAVG; translated from the coding sequence ATGCAGGCGCCGGAGATTCTGGGCGGACGCTACGAGCTTCGAGGTGTCCTCGGCCGCGGCGGTATGGCGGAAGTGCGCGACGGCTGGGACATCCGGCTGAGGCGACCGGTGGCGGTCAAACTGCTGTACCCGTCGCTGGGCATCCAGTCCGACAGCAGACGTCGATTCGCGACCGAGGCGCACGCTGCCGCCCGGCTGAACCACCCGCACGTGGTGGCCGTGCACGACTCGGGCGTCCACGACGGAAGGCCGTACATCGTCCTGGAGCGCCTTCCCGGGCAGAATCTGGCCGACGTACTGGCACGTGGCGGACCGCTGTCCACCCAGCAGGTCCGCGCGATCATGAGAGACGTTTTGTCCGCACTCGGCGCGGCGCACTCCCGCGGCGTGCTGCACCGCGACATCAAACCGGCCAACATCCTGTTCACTCCGTCGGGTGCGGCGAAGATCGCCGACTTCGGCGTCGCCAAGAGCGCGGACACGCCGCAGACGCTCACCAACCGCATCTTCGGGACCATGGCCTACCTCCCCGCCGACCGGATCGCGGGACGGCCGGCGACGGCCGGCGACGACCTGTATTCGCTCGGCGTCGTCGCCTACGAGGCGCTGACGGCACGCAGGGCCTACCCCCAGGCGAACCTGTGCGGACTGGCCGATGCGATCGCGGCGGGACACCTGACGCCGCTCACCACGCTGCGGCCGGATATCGATCCGGCGCTGGCGCTGACCATCGAGCGATCGATGGCACGCGACCCGCGGTGGCGTTTCCACAGCGCCGGGCAGATGCTCGCCAGCCTGGACGGGTTGGACGGAACTGTGCGCCAACCACGCCGTGACGGCGCAGCGTGGACCATCGCGGCGGTTCTGGGGATTCTGGGCGTGCTGACAGTGCTGGCGTTGCTGATCGCCGTCGGATGA
- the dmpG gene encoding 4-hydroxy-2-oxovalerate aldolase, giving the protein MSTDEIYFDPMWDIRMTDTSLRDGSHHKRHQFTAEEVGAIVAALDTAGVPVIEVTHGDGLGGSSFNYGFSKTPEQELIKLAAETAKEAKIAFLMLPGVGTKEDIKEAQNNGGSICRIATHCTEADVSIQHFGLARELGLETVGFLMMSHTIPPEKLAAQARIMADAGCQCVYVVDSAGALVLEGVADRVSALVAELGEDAQVGFHGHENLGLGVANSIEAVRAGAKQIDGSCRRFGAGAGNAPVEALIGVFDKIGVKTGIDFFEIADAAEEVVAPAMPAECLLDRNALIMGYSGVYSSFLKHAIRQSERYGVPAHKLLHRAGQRKLIGGQEDQLIDIALEIKREMDAATTAG; this is encoded by the coding sequence ATGAGCACCGACGAGATCTATTTCGACCCGATGTGGGACATCCGGATGACGGATACGTCGCTGCGTGACGGCAGCCACCACAAGCGCCACCAGTTCACCGCCGAGGAGGTCGGGGCGATCGTCGCCGCGCTCGACACCGCCGGTGTGCCGGTCATCGAGGTCACCCACGGTGACGGTCTGGGCGGGTCGAGCTTCAACTACGGGTTCTCCAAGACCCCGGAGCAGGAGCTGATCAAGCTGGCGGCCGAGACCGCCAAGGAGGCCAAGATTGCCTTCCTGATGCTGCCCGGTGTGGGTACCAAGGAAGACATCAAGGAGGCGCAGAACAACGGTGGTTCGATCTGTCGGATCGCCACGCACTGCACCGAGGCCGACGTGTCGATCCAGCATTTCGGGTTGGCCCGTGAGCTCGGTCTGGAGACCGTCGGGTTTCTGATGATGAGCCACACGATCCCGCCGGAGAAGCTCGCCGCTCAGGCGCGCATCATGGCCGATGCCGGCTGCCAGTGCGTCTACGTTGTCGATTCGGCGGGGGCCCTGGTTCTCGAGGGTGTCGCGGATCGGGTGTCGGCACTGGTCGCAGAACTCGGAGAGGACGCTCAAGTGGGCTTCCACGGCCACGAGAACCTCGGGCTGGGGGTGGCGAACTCGATCGAGGCCGTCCGCGCCGGCGCCAAGCAGATCGACGGCTCGTGTCGGCGGTTCGGGGCCGGTGCGGGAAATGCGCCGGTGGAGGCGCTCATCGGGGTGTTCGACAAGATCGGCGTCAAGACCGGTATCGACTTCTTCGAGATCGCCGATGCCGCCGAAGAGGTCGTCGCGCCCGCGATGCCCGCCGAGTGTCTGCTGGACCGCAACGCGTTGATCATGGGTTACTCGGGGGTCTACTCGAGCTTCCTCAAGCACGCCATCCGCCAGTCCGAGCGCTACGGGGTGCCCGCCCACAAGCTGTTGCACCGCGCCGGGCAGCGCAAGCTGATCGGCGGCCAGGAGGATCAGCTGATCGACATCGCCCTGGAGATCAAACGAGAAATGGACGCCGCGACGACGGCCGGGTGA
- a CDS encoding acetaldehyde dehydrogenase (acetylating) produces the protein MPDKAGRKLQVAIVGSGNISTDLLYKLLRSEWLEPRWMIGIDPESEGLARARKLGLETSHEGVDWLLARDELPDMVFEATSAYVHRDAAPRYAEAGIRAIDLTPAAVGPGVIPPANLREHLDAPNVNMVTCGGQATIPMVYAVSRAVAAQGAAVPYAEIVASVSSASAGPGTRANIDEFTKTTSAGVQHIGGAARGKAIIILNPADPPMIMRDTIFCAIPEDADQDAITASIKDVVAQVQTYVPGYRLLNEPQFDPPSVNSGGHAVVTTFVEVEGAGDYLPPYAGNLDIMTAAAAKVGEEIARESLSVNVAGGQA, from the coding sequence GTGCCTGACAAGGCTGGACGGAAATTGCAGGTTGCGATTGTGGGATCGGGCAACATCAGTACCGATCTGCTGTACAAGTTGTTGCGTTCGGAGTGGCTGGAGCCGCGGTGGATGATCGGGATCGACCCGGAGAGTGAGGGTTTGGCCCGGGCCCGCAAGCTGGGTTTGGAGACCTCGCATGAGGGTGTGGACTGGTTGCTGGCCCGTGACGAGTTGCCGGACATGGTTTTCGAGGCCACGAGTGCGTATGTGCATCGTGACGCCGCGCCCCGGTATGCCGAGGCGGGTATCCGTGCGATCGATCTGACTCCCGCTGCGGTGGGTCCGGGGGTGATCCCGCCGGCGAATCTGCGAGAGCACCTCGATGCCCCGAACGTCAACATGGTGACCTGTGGTGGGCAGGCGACGATCCCGATGGTCTACGCAGTGAGTCGCGCGGTCGCCGCACAAGGCGCAGCGGTGCCGTATGCCGAGATCGTGGCGTCGGTGTCCTCGGCGTCGGCGGGTCCGGGGACGCGGGCCAACATCGACGAGTTCACCAAGACCACCAGCGCGGGGGTGCAGCACATCGGCGGTGCGGCCCGGGGTAAGGCGATCATCATCCTGAACCCCGCGGATCCGCCGATGATCATGCGCGACACCATCTTCTGCGCGATTCCCGAGGATGCCGACCAGGACGCGATCACCGCATCGATCAAGGATGTGGTGGCGCAGGTGCAGACCTATGTGCCGGGTTACCGGTTGCTCAACGAGCCCCAGTTCGATCCGCCGTCGGTCAACTCCGGGGGGCACGCGGTGGTCACCACGTTCGTCGAGGTGGAGGGTGCCGGCGACTATCTGCCGCCGTACGCGGGAAACCTCGACATCATGACCGCGGCGGCGGCGAAGGTGGGCGAAGAGATCGCCCGCGAGTCGCTGTCGGTCAACGTTGCGGGAGGTCAGGCATGA